One part of the Verrucomicrobiia bacterium genome encodes these proteins:
- a CDS encoding tandem-95 repeat protein has translation MAEIPDSLRRTFRHALLFVALAVTVGLGAPGARGAGSTGFRYQIPHASLGGGGGHAGSESFAKVASMESLGGAAQNSSGRFHVRLGHAAQANHPPRAAAQEIFLTEGTVAPIALAVVDVDGGPLTFELVSGPERGTLGGTFPEVRYTPAAGFRGTDRFTYRVRDDHGHLATATVTLQVLRSDNRAPIAVDLAFTTDEDTPVGVRLLAGDPDGDPMTFRIVTPPSLGRLSGTMPSLVYAPFQDVHGTDTFTYVATDGLLTSAPATVRIVIRPVNDPPVAGSMSVTLLQDGAVGLVLGAIDVDGDALRFEIVTPPAHGVLSGTPPGVVYRPNAGFAGTDRFEFRAHDGQAASALATVTLRVLAVEPREPRFEGGVVAGGFALRWSGLPDGGYWIETSLDLRGWEVLTSGTVTGGVFELIDPEFAERPFRFYRLGRGISGGIDP, from the coding sequence ATGGCCGAAATCCCTGATTCGCTCCGACGGACCTTTCGGCACGCCCTGCTGTTCGTCGCGCTTGCCGTGACGGTGGGATTGGGGGCTCCCGGGGCCCGGGGTGCCGGATCCACGGGTTTCCGCTACCAGATTCCGCACGCTTCCCTGGGCGGAGGAGGCGGGCACGCCGGCAGCGAATCGTTCGCCAAGGTGGCGTCGATGGAGTCGCTCGGGGGCGCCGCTCAGAACTCCAGCGGACGCTTCCACGTGCGGTTGGGCCATGCCGCCCAGGCCAACCATCCGCCTCGGGCCGCAGCCCAGGAGATCTTCCTGACCGAGGGTACTGTCGCGCCCATTGCGCTGGCCGTGGTCGATGTGGATGGCGGCCCGCTCACGTTCGAACTTGTGTCCGGACCCGAGCGCGGGACGTTGGGCGGCACCTTCCCCGAGGTCCGGTACACGCCGGCCGCCGGGTTTCGCGGTACGGACCGCTTCACCTACCGGGTTCGGGATGATCACGGTCACCTGGCAACGGCCACCGTGACGTTGCAGGTTCTCCGTTCCGACAACCGCGCCCCGATCGCCGTGGATCTGGCTTTCACCACCGATGAGGACACCCCGGTGGGCGTCCGGCTTCTGGCCGGGGACCCGGATGGGGATCCCATGACATTTCGGATCGTCACGCCCCCCTCGCTGGGGCGCCTGAGCGGGACGATGCCGTCCCTGGTGTATGCCCCATTCCAGGATGTCCACGGGACCGACACGTTCACCTACGTGGCGACGGACGGATTGCTGACGTCGGCGCCGGCAACGGTGCGGATCGTCATCCGGCCGGTCAACGATCCGCCGGTGGCGGGGTCCATGAGCGTGACGCTGTTGCAGGATGGGGCGGTGGGGTTGGTGTTGGGGGCGATCGATGTGGACGGGGATGCGTTGCGGTTCGAGATCGTGACTCCGCCGGCGCACGGGGTTTTGAGCGGCACACCGCCCGGGGTGGTGTACCGGCCGAACGCGGGATTCGCGGGCACCGACCGCTTCGAGTTCCGGGCCCATGACGGGCAGGCGGCATCGGCCTTGGCGACGGTGACGCTTCGGGTCCTGGCGGTGGAACCAAGGGAACCGCGGTTTGAAGGCGGCGTGGTGGCCGGAGGATTCGCGCTGCGATGGAGCGGCCTGCCGGATGGAGGGTATTGGATCGAGACGTCGCTGGATCTCCGGGGCTGGGAGGTGCTGACCAGCGGGACGGTGACCGGCGGCGTATTCGAGTTGATCGATCCGGAGTTCGCGGAGCGGCCGTTCCGGTTTTACCGGCTCGGCAGAGGCATTTCGGGGGGGATCGATCCTTGA
- a CDS encoding toxin-antitoxin system YwqK family antitoxin, with protein sequence MIRLPVSVPIPGALFRGSGAAAAGLVLAVILAWGCSRREPAPETPPAEATMAELESTPEGLRRPGATNLYTGWLIARYPSGELQSRSAISNGLLAGISEGWHTNGQIQVREHFVRGVSHGVREKWHPDGTRQSEATIVEGRLHGTFRRWHENGRLSEEVEMRDNRPVGTARAWDPDGRLRTEVRIGSESAAIAGAASREAPHGRNP encoded by the coding sequence ATGATCCGCCTGCCGGTCAGCGTTCCGATCCCGGGAGCCCTGTTCAGGGGATCTGGTGCCGCCGCAGCGGGACTGGTTCTGGCGGTGATTCTGGCCTGGGGCTGTTCCCGTAGGGAACCCGCCCCGGAGACCCCTCCGGCCGAGGCCACCATGGCGGAGCTCGAGTCCACGCCCGAGGGACTGCGCCGTCCGGGCGCGACCAACCTCTACACCGGGTGGCTGATCGCGCGGTATCCATCCGGGGAACTTCAATCGCGCTCCGCGATCTCCAACGGCCTGCTGGCGGGGATTTCGGAGGGATGGCACACCAACGGTCAGATCCAGGTGCGTGAGCACTTCGTGCGCGGCGTGTCGCACGGGGTGCGCGAGAAGTGGCATCCCGACGGCACCCGTCAGTCCGAGGCGACCATCGTCGAAGGGCGCCTGCACGGAACCTTCCGGCGCTGGCACGAGAACGGGCGCCTCTCCGAGGAGGTTGAGATGCGCGACAACCGGCCGGTGGGAACGGCCCGGGCCTGGGATCCGGACGGTCGTCTGCGCACCGAGGTCCGGATCGGGTCGGAGTCCGCCGCCATCGCCGGGGCCGCCTCGAGGGAAGCACCCCATGGCCGAAATCCCTGA